One Streptomyces sp. 840.1 genomic window, TGATGGCGTCCGGGGCGGGGTTCCCCAGGGCGGGAACAGCTACGCTTCGGTCGAATCCGACCGGGAAGGACAGTGACGTGTTCGGACGTCGCAAGGACAGTGGTTCCGCCGAGGACAAGGCGGACGAAGCGCGCGAGGCCGAGCAGGTCGTCGACGAGCTCGATGACGCCGATGCCGCCGAGGGCGGATCGCGTCGGATGAACCTTCCGCCGGCGCCGCGGCCGGACGGCCCGTGGGACATCGAAGAGGTCTCCCAGCCCGGCGAGGGCCGGGTCGACCTGGGCGGCATCTTCGTGCCCGGCGTCGAGGGCATGGAGCTGCGTGTCGAGGTCGCCGGTGACGCGATCGTCGCCGCCACCGTGGTGCTGCGCGACAGCGCGATCCAGCTGCAGGCCTTCGCCGCCCCCAAGAAGGAGGGCATCTGGGGCGAGGTCCGCGACGAGATCGCCTCCGGCATCACCCAGCAGGGCGGGATCATCGACGAGGTCGAGGGCCCGCTGGGCTGGGAGCTGCGCGCGCAGGTCCCCGTACAGCTTCCCGACGGCGCGAACGGCGTGCAGCTGGTCCGCTTCGTCGGCATCGACGGCCCGCGCTGGTTCCTACGCGGTGTGATCTCCGGCCAGGGCGCCGTGCAGCCGGAGGCCGCCGGTCTCCTGGAGACGGTCTTCCGGGACACCGTGGTGGTCCGTGGCGACGGCCCGATGGCCCCGCGCGACCCGATCGTCCTGAAGCTCCCCAACGACGCCCAGATGGTGCCCGAGGGCGTGCAGCAGGAGGAGCAGGAGAGCTCCAAGTTCTCCGGTGGCATGGCCGGCCTGCAGCGCGGCCCCGAGATCACCGAGGTGCGCTGACCCCGCACTCGTAAGCACCGGCCGGTGGGCCGTACTCCTTCCCAGGGGTACGGCCCACCGGCTTTCGTATGTCCGGCGGCTTCGCGGCGCCCGGGGGAGCGCGGCCCGTATGGGGCGCGTATCGGGCACGTACAGGCGCCGTCAAGGGCCGGCCCATCTCCGTATGGAAGGCATCAACGCAGGTCAAAGCGGTGTCTGTGACGGGTTTGCTCATGAGGTCCGAGAAATCCGCACCTCATCCAGGAGCACCCGATGGCCGATCTGGCCTTCGTCGTCACCACGATCGCTGTCTTCGCGCTGGTGGCATTCATCGCCAAGGGGGTGACGAAGCTGTGACCGCCGAAAACGTGGTCGGCCTCGTCGTGGCCGTCGCCCTGCTGGGCTATCTCGTCCTCGCCCTCCTGTACCCGGAGAGGTTCTGAGCCCGATATGAGCCCCGTCCTCGCAGGCGTGCTCCAGCTGCTCGCGCTCGTCGTGGCGCTGGGTCTGGCGTACCGCCCGCTCGGTGACCACATGGCCCGCGTCT contains:
- a CDS encoding DUF3710 domain-containing protein, whose amino-acid sequence is MFGRRKDSGSAEDKADEAREAEQVVDELDDADAAEGGSRRMNLPPAPRPDGPWDIEEVSQPGEGRVDLGGIFVPGVEGMELRVEVAGDAIVAATVVLRDSAIQLQAFAAPKKEGIWGEVRDEIASGITQQGGIIDEVEGPLGWELRAQVPVQLPDGANGVQLVRFVGIDGPRWFLRGVISGQGAVQPEAAGLLETVFRDTVVVRGDGPMAPRDPIVLKLPNDAQMVPEGVQQEEQESSKFSGGMAGLQRGPEITEVR
- the kdpF gene encoding K(+)-transporting ATPase subunit F, coding for MTAENVVGLVVAVALLGYLVLALLYPERF